One Vidua chalybeata isolate OUT-0048 chromosome 22, bVidCha1 merged haplotype, whole genome shotgun sequence genomic region harbors:
- the H6PD gene encoding GDH/6PGL endoplasmic bifunctional protein yields the protein MLGRVLCTVLFVGALPSPAGASQGHISVVLLGATGDLAKKYLWQGLFQLYMDQVSSGHSFTFHGAALAALEPGQRLMFDVLKKLSCPPDEAPNRCAVLKDQFLKLSQYHQLRTAENYAALNREIETLLRQEGLKEAGRIFYFSVPPFAYTEIAGHINSSCRPRAGAWLRVVLEKPFGHDLHSAQQLAAELAGFFREEEMYRVDHYLGKQAVAHILPFRDQNRQFLGPIWNRHHVERVEVVLKETVDAKGRTSFYEQYGVIRDVLQNHLTEALMFLIMELPANVSSAQEVLQHKLQAFQSLWGLQRSSAVLGQYQAYDSQVQEELQEARGYVSTTPTFAGVLIHSQSPRWEGVPFLLASGKALDERVGYARVLFKNRAYCPQSGTLRDAGHSQCKPKQIIFYFGHGALNTPAVLVSRNLFQPVMPKDSWKEAGPRSDPHVFGQPLSDFHVYSPVRERDAYSVLISNIYHGRKDFFITTESLLASWAFWTPLLDSTSRQPPRLYPGGVENQQLLDFEMVPGGVAFTLAEPAELLNPAGQMPSDFRAIQSKFRQSPLVSAWAEELVAQLASDMEEAAVRSVARAGQFHLALSGGSSPVGLFQRLARHHHGFPWQQSHVWLVDERCVPLTDSESNFLGLHRHLLQHVRVPYFNIHPMPVHLNRRLCVEEDGGAELYAKDIVALVANASFDLVLLGVGTDGHTASLFPRSENGLEGAATVVLTESPVKPHQRMSLSLPLINRARQVFVLVLGKGKHDITTLLSRVGHEPRKWPISGVSPSSGQLVWYVDYEALLG from the exons ATGCTGGGAAGGGTCCTGTGCACGGTGTTGTTCGTGGGAGCCCTCCCATCCCCAGCTGGAGCGTCCCAGGGCCACATCTCCGTGGTCTTGCTGGGAGCCACGGGGGATTTGGCCAAGAAGTATTTGTGGCAGGGTCTGTTCCAGCTCTACATGGACCAAGTGAGCAGTGGCCACAGCTTCACATTCCAcggggctgccctggcagccctggagccGGGGCAGAGGCTGATGTTTGACGTGCTGAAGAAGCTGTCCTGTCCCCCCGACGAGGCTCCCAACAGGTGTGCCGTGCTCAAGGACCAGTTCCTGAAGCTGAGCCAGTACCACCAGCTGAGGACTGCCGAGAACTACGCAGCCCTGAACAGAGAGATCGAGACCCTGCTTCgccaggaggggctgaaggaggCTGGCAGGATCTTCTACTTCTCCGTGCCACCGTTTGCCTACACGGAGATCGCCGGGCACATCAACAGCAGCTGCCGGCCCCGCGCCGGAGCCTGGCTGCGCGTGGTGCTGGAGAAGCCCTTTGGCCACGACCTGCACTCGGCccagcagctggctgcagagctggcaggcttcttcagggaggaggagatgtACCGGGTGGACCATTACCTGGGCAAGCAG GCTGTGGCCCATATCCTGCCTTTTCGGGATCAGAACCGACAGTTTCTGGGCCCAATTTGGAACCGCCATCATGTGGAAAGAGTGGAGGTTGTCTTGAAGGAGACCGTGGATGCTAAAG GCCGCACCAGCTTCTACGAGCAGTACGGGGTGATCCGGGACGTGCTGCAGAACCACCTCACCGAGGCCCTCATGTTCCTCATCATGGAGCTCCCTGCCAACGTCAGCAGTGCtcaggaggtgctgcagcacaAGCTGCAGGCCTTCCAGTCCCTGtgggggctgcagaggagcagcgCCGTGCTGGGCCAGTACCAGGCCTACGACAGCcaggtgcaggaggagctgcaggaggcacGGGGCTACGTCAGCACCACACCAACCTTTGCAG GAGTGCTGATCCACAGCCAGAGCCCACGCTGGGAAGGGGTCCCGTTCCTCCTCGCCTCCGGGAAGGCTCTGGATGAGCGGGTGGGCTACGCCCGCGTCCTCTTCAAGAACAGGGCCTACTGCCCTCAGAGTGGCACTCTGAGGGATGCAGGGCACAGCCAGTGCAAACCCAAGCAGATCATCTTCTACTTCGGGCACGGTGCCCTCAACACCCCCGCGGTGCTGGTGAGCAGGAACCTCTTCCAGCCTGTCATGCCCAAAGACAGCTGGAAAGAAGCGGGGCCTCGCTCAGACCCGCACGTCTTCGGACAGCCGCTGTCTGATTTCCACGTGTACAGCCCTGTGAGAGAGAGGGATGCCTATTCTGTCCTCATCTCCAACATCTACCACGGCAGGAAGGATTTCTTCATCACCACGGAGAGCCTGCTGGCCTCCTGGGCCTTCTGGACCCCTCTGCTGGACAGCACGTCCCGCCAGCCCCCGCGCCTCTACCCCGGGGGCGTGGAgaaccagcagctcctggactTTGAGATGGTGCCTGGGGGAGTGGCGTTCACCCTGGCGGAGCCAGCGGAGCTGCTGAACCCCGCCGGGCAGATGCCGAGCGACTTCAGGGCCATCCAGTCCAAATTTCGGCAGAGCCCCCTGGTCTCGGCCTGGGCTGAGGAGCTGGTTGCCCAGCTGGCCTCCGACATGGAGGAGGCGGCGGTGAGGAGCGTGGCTCGCGCGGGGCAGTTCCACCTGGCCCTGTCGGGCGGCTCCAGCCCCGTGGGGCTGTTCCAGCGCCTGGCCAGGCACCACCACGGCttcccctggcagcagagccacgTGTGGCTGGTGGACGAGCGCTGCGTGCCCCTGACCGACAGCGAGTCCAACTTCCTGGGGCTGCACAGGCACCTGCTGCAGCACGTCAGGGTGCCCTACTTCAACATCCACCCCATGCCCGTGCACCTCAACCGGCGCCTGTGCGTGGAGGAGGACGGCGGCGCCGAGCTCTACGCCAAGGACATCGTGGCCCTGGTGGCCAACGCCAGCTTCgacctggtgctgctgggggtgggCACGGACGGGCACACGGCCTCGCTCTTCCCCCGCTCCGAAAACGGCCTGGAAGGGGCTGCCACCGTGGTGCTGACTGAGAGCCCTGTCAAGCCTCACCAGAGGATGAGCCTCAGCCTGCCCCTCATCAACAGGGCCAGGCAGGTGTTCGTGCTGGTTTTGGGCAAGGGCAAGCACGACATCACCACGCTGCTCAGCAGGGTGGGCCACGAGCCCAGGAAGTGGCCGATCTCGGGCgtcagccccagctctggccaGCTGGTCTGGTACGTGGATTATGAAGCTCTGCTGGGGTGA